One Nicotiana tomentosiformis chromosome 1, ASM39032v3, whole genome shotgun sequence genomic window, TTGTCAAGGCATACACAACCGGAATCAAGGGGAATGATCTCACGAAATGGTTAATCGAATATGTGCTATTCAAAAAGTTTAGAGAGATCCTAACCAAAGGAGCTTTAATATGGTACGCCTATTTACCTAAAAATTCAATTAGTTTATTTGTCGAAGTTATGTATGCATTTATCAAAGTGCACTCCGAAGCATAAAAGGTGGTGAAATGCAAGAAGGACATTTTTAAAATCCAACAAGAAAGCATGGAATTTCTTCGGAACTTTATAGATCGGTTTCAGAAGGAATGATGTTACTCCATATTGTACCAAATAATGGGAGGCCTTTATAAGGAACTTGAACAAAAAGAGTTCGAAAGCCACAAGGATACTAAAAAATAGACTTCAAGAATCTCCACCAAAGACATGGACCGATGTACCTTAGGTATAGTaccaaaatttcaaaaatataaagtAGACTCCCTTATTCCCAGGTTCGAAAGAAAAGATACAAGGGAGTATGGTCAAAGGTTGGATACGTTTCGTAGATGAGAAGATTCCACACACAAAGAtaccagttgaagccccatgagaagaactaccacaTTCATGATTTAAAGTTGGCAGTCATTATCtatgcattgaagatttagaggcattatctctacgacgTTTCTTGTGAGGTGTTTAAAAATTATCAGAGTCtacagcacttgttcaagcaaaagaatctaaacttgaggcagcggagatggttggagttgttaaaaAACTATGATATTATAATTTTGTAtcattccgggaaggccaatatagtagttgatgccttgagtagaaaggtggtgagtatcgttagccttgcatatattcctgttggtgagagactgcttgcattaTATGTTCAGGCCttgccaatcagttcgtgagattagatgtttcagagcctagacGAGTtctcacccaatcaacaagtcgTGAAGTTCTCTCGTCCGATATTTACCCATAGTTATGGTCATGTACTTTGAGTATTTTTTATTGATACACATGTGTTTGTTGATTGTGAGCATTGTGGCTCGAAGGATATTCCATGCAGATCGGTATGTCTGGATCGGGCTCCTTGATGTATCAGAGTTATGTTAGGATATAATTTTTTGAGCTTATTTCATGTATTTTTCTTCTCCCATTTGGGATGGCAGCATAGCATTATGCCTTGGCGGTTGTAGCTGCAGATCTTGTTGGGTAGTTCTCTTATTTGGTTCTCCTCCTATCTTTGGTTATATTCGAGTTGTTGCATGTTGGGTACGGATTGTATCGTATGCAGCTCTAGGTGGAATTTATTGTGGCTTGTCGGTCGAGCAGCTTGTATTGGGTGAAATGAGGTTATTTGAACTAGAATTAGTACAATCGATTTTGGATAAAGTATGTTGGAGGGAGAATGTCATTAGTCGGTTCAGAATATACCGCAGACAGAAAAAACGCGACTAAGGTGCTATAAACAACTCCACACCctaagagccatctcgctcaaatttcgccGCAAGGCCTAAACAGAATCACATCATGCGTATGAATAGTAAAGTAATCTCGCAACCCATCGTAGCATAAAAAAGACACACATGAAATAAATTAGAACATGAATAACATCCATTCTGCCCAATGACACACCCATAGTAATTGCTACGCAAGAGGAAGTAAACCATgtccgatgtagaatacacattcttatTAGGTTCACCGATGGCCCTCCAAAAATCAATTTTGATCatcctaaaataataaataaccttccaaaagtctACAGTACCCTATCCATAACATGTACAATCAAACTGTCCAACCCTTAACATACCTTTATAGTCTGTAACTAAGAAATAGTCTGCCTCTGAGAACGTCCAGTCTCTAAACCATAATAATACACGAATCTCTATATCTAGTCTCCAACTCTCCCGCTCAAATGACTGATATACCACTCATACACAAGTACCTCATGAGAAGTACTCACATACATCTTCCATACCATGCATCAAAAGCTAATCATCAACAATCACCAACCACGCGATTTTTATAGTACGATTCAAGCATCGGCAAATCTATACACAATGCGTGTTCTACGATATACAATAACTATCTAGAACATAAAATAGACAAAATATAGTAATGGATAGGGAGAGGGTTCCGTGTACTGCAAATCGTAACATagagcagctcaccacaaagtctccttAGCAGCTCCACATACGCGCCTGTATGACAATCAATTATACTTGTCATaatacctgcacaattagtgcagagttatagtatgagtacgtaatcaatgcgtacccagtaagtatctagcctaaactTGAAGAAGTAGCGGTGAGGAGTCTATATCGACACTTATtagtggtccaataatcaaaGTACAATAAATTTAGACAAGTATGAAGCATAGCAAATAAAAGTAATTAAAACAGATATATGCGTACAGTACAATCCTCAACAGAAGAGTCAATACGAAATCCTCAAATACCGAATACTACATCGAATGGAATATAAATGACCAATATCAGGagtaaagggcagcccggtgtacTAAGTTCCCGTTATGTACGGTGTCCTGAAAAGAGTAAACGTCAAAAAATCTGAGTCAGGATACTCAATTATGCATTGACTCCCTATCGAAATATTATGCacaattctgccgaggcgaacgacccgatcccataagagtgtttcatataACTGGCAAGACAACCGGCCCGGTACCCTCATTTGTTGCCTTTGTGGTTGATTTTCATGGAATGGAACCCCTCTTTGTGCATAAGCAGCTCGAGCATGGATCCCTTGTTGCATCAGATTAGGGTCCAAAGGAGTAGAAGGAGTTGATGGAGAAGCACTAGTTCCAACACCTTATTGATGCGGGAGAGTTCCACTCACTAAGGAGTTCACTTTTTCCTCTTGAACTTGCATCCTATTATCCATGTTTGTGAACCTTCCATCAATCATATCAAATCTCTTCATCATGGCCTCGAAAATAAATTCCATGTTGTTGGAAGATCCCTCACCCATATTGAACTTTCCTACAGAATAAACAAACAAGTTAGTGATAAAAGTCCTCACCAAGTCACTCCCTTAGTGTATACACTCAAGTTTTATGTCTTCAATTGCTCGTGTTTTACTCTTGAAAGTTGACTTTTAATTCTCTCTTTTAATCTCACTCGCTCTAGTATTTTTCTAATCAAAAGGTAAAACTCAAAGTTGCCTCTAAACTATTGTCCTAGTCTTTACAACAAGTCCCTTCCGTCTTCGGGATAGAGTGGAGTTGATGTTTAAACAAAAATGGATAATTTTAGCAAATTTGGACTTGAGCCAAGAAAAATCACAAggtaaataaagaaaaaattcatGAAACAAGTGAAGAATACAAAAGACGGGATATTACTTAATATAAACTACTATTAATCTAATCTAGCCAAGAATGAACAAAGAAATGAAGCTAGAACACTTAAAATGTAATTGcaaagttgctgcaattttcaGCAGGTTTCAAGGCTCCCAATCTGGTGCACGATAGCTTTCAAATAATTGAAATAGGTCCAACAATTGCCGCTCTGTTCCACATCTCATAACCTATTCAAGTTCAAATTTAAGCATGTAAAAGAACAAAGCTTTTGATTTTCCATTCTTgattctctttttttcttcttcttcaatctCCAACTCAATGATTTATCGGAGTGAACTTTCAAGTTTGTTTCACTTTAAGTCAACAAAATCACCAAATCAATAGCCATGAAGTTTTTCCAGCAGCTAcaatgaatttcagatttcacAACTCTCAAAATGTTACCTAAATATCCAAGTGAAGaactttaataattttttttttcaatttttgttcATCCCAAACAGAGAGTTTGAATCCTTCACCCAAACTTACTTCCAAATCTGTGAAACAACAACTAGACAATCAAGTTTACAAACTTTAAAAATCCTTTCATCAAATGGGTGTTCAAAATATTCCGAGCATTCAAGAACGAGAACAGTGAAAACAAATGGAATATCTCTTCTTTTTATTGATGGTTCAAAATTAGtgaaataattatatattagAATACCCAATTACCTAAAGTTATGATACCAAATGATAACAATCAAATTGCAAGAAGAAAAATTGAAACTTAGAAAGCAGATAAAAAGGGAAAAGCAAGACACAactattgatgatatattggcaATAATTAGAATTAAATCCTAATTACCCCTAATACCATCAATAAAAGCACATATACTAATAGGATCCTCAAGAGGAAGACAAACATCTTGCAAATTCTAGGACTAGTTCAAAGGCAACCACAAGTCTACCTTCAAGCTCATAAAATACGTAACAATATTCAATATAGTCTAAGAAATGAAAGATGacctaatatttttttatttatactaAGGTCTACATAATGACTAAAAAAACCCTTAGGTGCTTGGGCTCTCCACTTGTAATTGGGCCTCTTCACATGAACTTGTGCTATCATCCTTGAATATCATTTACACAATGACTATTGATGATAACAAACTAATATTAGCTTTAATAAAAGAACATTTACTTGTGATAAATTTATTTTGATACATGTTTATTTGACGAAGAAGGATTTGATGAAGATCCAAACAGATATAAAAAGGAAGATATTGTGAGATGGAATTACGGGAGAAGatatggaaaagaaaatatagttGGTGTCACTCCAATCAAATATTGGTGTCACTCCAATCAAATATGTTAATAAAGATTATTTCTAAAGAATTGATCTGCAAGTTTAATGGAAGGAATAAcatttgaagttcaaagtttcaAATGTTGAATGTTTTACTAAAGTTCTGGAAAAATTTACTAGGAACATTATGGAAGAATGCTCCCTAAAGTTTTGGACAAGATCTACTACGTATGGAAGAAAGAAATGTTCTTTCTATAATATTATGGTAAGAAATTATATTTCAAGAACAAAggagaaaatattttctatattGAAGATCTACTACGTTATGAGAGGAAGACTGGACAGAAAAATGGTATTGCTAAAAAGGAAGAagtttgaagtggaaagaagatTGGTACTACACTCAAAAAGGAAAAGTATTAATATAGGCTTGGTACTGCTATTAAGGAGGAATATGATCTTGAAAGATTTTTGCTATACATCTGGATGCCATAATATAAGGAAGTGTTTAAGACAAATTTTGGAGACAATCAAGCAAGATGATCAAGAAGCACATGCACATGAACACAACCAAATTCAAATAAGATCAAGCCAAAATCCTTAGGATGGACAATCAGTACTATTCATTACATGCTTTCCACAAGTAGCTAAACTCTCTCACCGAATAGCTATTGTTATGTAGCAATTTCAAATCTCTTGGGTCTTGCATAAATTAAAATAGCAATGAGTACAACAACAAAAAAGAACAAGCCACTTCAATTATGCGACAAATCAAGGAACCAAATCAAGGAAGATTTATACCAAATATGGAGCAACGATCAGAATAATTCCAAGCAAGAGGAACAACTATTTAAAGAGGATCTGAAGACACTTCTCAGCACCAGCTTCACAAATAACTTTCCTACTCTTTCTATACTTTAGTCAAGCAATATATTCTTAAGTTTACAAGTGTCATAAAATATAGAGAGAAAGGGAAAAATACTGAAAGGTTGTGTCATTATTCGTTTCTTTGGTGAGCGAGCGAAAACCAAAGTGTCGTtgttggtgagcgagtgaaaaccaacTCTTGTAAACGTTGGTGGTGAATGCTAGAAACCACAAAAGTTGTACTCAACCCAATTTACAAAGAGCTCTAAAAGATAACACTCTTGCAACCCAAGAGGACTGGATTAAGATACCACATTggttccgaaccagtataaaaattacTGGTGTCATTTACTTTATCACTCTCATATTATATTCTGTGCCTTTAATATTTGTTGTGATTTACACTTATTTAAATCGAAAGGACTAACAGTTTTGTGCAGTCTGTCTCCGTATCAGTCGACTAAGCCTATACCATAGTCGATTAGTTTTTAATAGGCGTACAATTCACCCctcccctcttgtactttcagtTCGGCTGTAGGGAAAAGATTGTTCAAAATTCAGCTAATTCTAGCAGTGTTTTTTTCAGAAAAAATAACTACATATATTTAAACACATTTTTCTTTTGCACAAGGAATTTTTTCCCCAAAGGTTGTTCAAATAATTTTAAACTTGTAAGTTCATTTATTTTACTACTTTTTTACGAACACTATGTATAAGCACACAAGCTTGATTTCAAAATTGAATTTCATTTATAGATAGTATGCATTGTTTTTGGTCGGACTGATTTTTTTATTATTCATCTAGTATTATTATGTACATCAATTAGTTCTTTTTGACTCTCTAACTAGTTCTCCAAGACTATTCCTTAGCTATCTATATTTGAAGAAGACTATATATTTTGGCGTATTACATCAAGATAAGGAAACTATTCAAATTATTTAACAGCTTTCTCCAGTGTCGATTGTGTTGTCCTCTGGTGTGTAGCTGTAGGACAATCTCTCCAGCTCTATGACTTATCTCTCTTTTGTGACTTTGAAACCGCTGCAAATAAGAAGCTTAGAAGTCCAGCTCTAGCTTTGCTATTTTTTATTCGCTCGGCCATCCAGTTGACTTTGTTTTCCCAGTTGCCCACTTGCCTCTTTTCCCCATCCACGTTAATAGGGACTTCCACATGCACTTAAGAGTTGGCACAAGAGTAGAAGAGGTGTGCAGTGTGCTGAAGTTTCCTCCAGCCCAGAATCACATAACACACATGCGCTTGGCACCTGTATTCCCCATTTTTGTAATCTATCTACTGTAGCAAGCCTTTTGTGAACAGCTATCCATAGATAAACTGATGCCTTGGTAATAGACAAGGTTCAAGGACAAAGCTTACTTTTTGATACAGTGGGAGAAGGGCCAGATAATTAGCTTTCTTAATGGAAAAGCTCCCATTTGTACAGTCCTTTTGCAATTCTAATCTAGGATCCATATTTGGAAACCATTTTCTAGCTTCAATTATTTTTCTAACAATCTAGCTGGACTGCCTAGGAATAGCTGTTAAAGCCAATTCATTGCTTTTTACGTAGAAACTATGCACCCATTGAATCAGTAAAGTATCTTTCTTTTCATCTCCAACCCAAAGTAGTTCATATGATGTTCAGTTCTCCCGCAGATTGTATATAGTTAAATCTAGTATGCATTATTTGTATATAGTTAAATCTAAGTGCAAATTATACCTATAACTCATGTAGGAATAATAATCATAAATTTGAAATACAATTCAACACATTCATATCCAAGCAATATTTTCCCTTCCTCGACTTTAAGGTTAGCGGTCAAGTTTCTTCCATTCTGAATTCTCTATGGGAAAATGATAGGAGGAGTTGAGCCTTCCTAGTTCAATAAATTTTTAGCATTGATTTATGATTATGAAAACATGTTTGACACGTGCCGTCTTAGCTCAGCCGGTAGAGCGCATGGCTTTTAACCATGTGGTCGTGGGTTCGATTCCCACAGACGGCGTCACAGGAAGTCCTGTTGTTTTATCTTTTTGGATATTTTTGCTTCACCATAATTTTCATAGTtccagaaaaaagaaaaaataaacttTCACAGCTCCATCATTAGCTTCTTCTTTCTTTCACCCCCTCAAAATTCTTATCCATGGCGTTTCTGTCAATTCCTAGCATCTTTTCTTGGGCTGGTCCTGCAATTCCATCTCTTTACTCGACTCCACAAGCATGTCATTTTCTTCAACCCTCCATCCATTATCAGTACTCATTGCAGCTGAAGCCATCCAGCAGACTAAATCTCTCCGCACTATGCACGAGTTACGAGGTCGGCGCAGGATTTTTGGCGGAGGAATTTGGAGCTCAAAATGGAAATGATAAAAGTcgtgaacctgaaaatagcaatTGGGATAGTTCTCAGTACGACGCTCTGCTTAAAGGCGGTGAACAAGTTACCTCTGTCCTTGAAGAAATGGCCAAGCTAGTACGTTGCCCTTTATTGTATACTAACATTCTTCGTTTTTTCTTCCATTGCGGTGGCATATATGTTTTAATAACTACGAAATCTTCGGTATTGTTGATTCCTGGAAaacttaaaccctaaaccctgtTGATAGGAAAATGGAAATTCTGAAGAGTAGAGTTAAAATTAGTGGTAGTGGAAACCCTGGAAACTCTGTTCATCATATTTGGTCGTGTTGAATTGTTAAAGATGTTAAAATCAGAGGTAATAGGATTTCGCAATCCATGTGAATGTGCGGAATATCTGCGGCCTTTAGGAATAATCTGAAGTCTCTGTATTGTCATCTGAAGGGTGTGGATATTGCAATGGCACGGCTTAATTCTTAATAGCTAGCATCCCTAGAAATGAATCCTATTCCACCTACACTATTTAGCAATTATACGGTGATGTTCAAACGGATAATTGGTAGGTGTAGAAATATGAAAGTAGTAATAACTTGATATAACTATGTGCTTGCCAATACATTTGGGAAGTGCATTATGGTGTCAATAACCAAGAACAACTAAAAGCATCAAATAAGTGTTATATGTATGTGACAGGATACCTGATTATGTAGTTCAGTCAAGTTGTTTACACAGTTAGTCCAGTATGTCAGCTGGATTAGTTGTTCATCCATTTAATGTCGTTTGTTGGATACATATATATGAAACAGTTAGAAGATATGAAGGTGGACGAAGCATCTGAGGAGGTAGCAGTGCAATTGGCTGCACAAGGAGTGATTGGGAAGAGAGTTGATGAAATGGAGTCCGGGTTCATGATGGCCCTTGATTACATGATCCAAATTGCTGAAAAGGACCAGGATGACAAGGTATTATTTATATGTTCCTGATCTGTTTTCATTATTTTTTCTTAAGGACTGCTGTTCGTTGAAGTATATTTTTTTACTCCGTATCTGTGATTTATGGTCTCATGTTTCATTGTTTTTCCATGAGCAATTCACTTGTTAGTTTTATATGCTTCTCACACTGTTGACACATCTGGTGCATTTCTGTGTGGTAAGATAATTTGTATGCTGGCTTTAGAGATCAATTAGTGACAAATAGTTGTCCTTGATGCTCATTATTTTAGCTTTTGCCTGGTGCAAGATGTAGTGAAGTAAAAGGAGTCTCATTCAGAAGATTAGTGATACCGATAGTCCTACTACAACTTAGTAGGCCTGTGTGCATGATATGTTGTTTTCTCTCATCTTGGGTCTTTTCATCGTATAGGTATTTACttctaaattaaaaaaataaattaacgaAAGTTATCGGGAATGAAGAGCGATAAGCAAAGAATCTGAAGGACAAAAGAAGCCTTCTAGTGTAATCAATTCTCCTTCATGTTGGAAGACCACTATATGATTTATATAGCAAACTGTATATCTGCTCATATTTTATCTTCTGCTATGTTTTGTGTTTCTTTTTGTTCTCTGTCCATATCCATTCATTTTCTCTGAGTATTGCATTTATATAAGCAATATTCTTGGCGGGTATGTTAACAACTGAATGTTTCTTTTAgcgcaaatcaatcttggaggtGATTAAGGAGACTGTATTATCACATCTTACCAAGAAATGCCCCCCTCATGTGAGTATCATCATTGACTAAATTATTAGCAGCATTGTTGCTCTAGTCTTTCTTTTTACATTGGATTGAGCTTATATGCTTTCTAGGTTCAAGTCGTAGGCCTGCTCTGTAGAACCCCCCAAAAAGAAAGCCGTCATGAATTGCTGAGGCGAGTAGCTGCCGGTGGTGGAGTATTCCAAAGTGAGAATGGCACAAAAGTTCATCTTCCTGGCGCAAATTTGAATGATATTGCTAACCAGGCTGATGATATTCTGGAGGTAGGCTCTCAATGTACATGCATAGTCAAGAGACAGTTGAGCTGTTGGGATCTAAGTGCATAGTTTGTCTGTGTCAGTTTCATTCGGCTACAGGTCCCTTAGGACACAGCTTACTAGAAACCACAAACTTTTACAGGGGGTGGAACATGCTGATAGTGGAGACTATCAGGCTTGGTTAGGTCAATATTTTGACATAGTGATATTAAACAACTATGCTCAGCCAACTTGTTTTAAAATTTATAGTGTTAATGCTGGTTATTTTTAAGGCACTTGTGCCGGATGCATATTTCATTATCTATTTGTTGTTCTCGAGTTGCAGATTTATTTATGTTAATATacagaaaaaaaaaggaaacttgTGGTAATTTCAAGTCTTAACAAAACCATCTTAGTTAACAGATCCAAAGAATGAGGTACATTGTTCCCAGTTAGTAACCTAACCTGCAAACTGTATCAGTGAAGTTTATTTGACCAGAAATCAAGTCGTTTAGACTTCGATTTTGTCAAGTTATTCTGATTTTATTCATGCACTTAAGAGTTGTTAGTTGTTGGTCatcaataatttaaaattttctcAACTACGTGCTGTAAGGCTGTAGTATTTCTCAAAATACTTTTTCTGTCCTACTCCCTTTTGACTTCTATTTTGTGTTTTGAAATTCAATACATGTGATACATTTGATTCTTCGCAATCAGTTTTGACCCCTTTTCCTGATTTAAATATAACATCCATGTATCATCTTATACAAAGAAATTGAGATATTTGGGAATCGCGCCTCTTATGCAATGTTGCATAGTAATAATTTGGTCCGGATATTCCTTTTACTCTTATGTTCAACTGTAGCTTTCATGCCCAAGAAGCATCTGATGTTCCATACGAACCAAATTATAACTATTTCATGCATGCTTATCTATATGCATTTTTTCGCTTTTTTGAGATTACAAGTTACTGATGGTACTTAAGTTTAAATATGTGACATCATGTAGTGTGTTTTCTGAACCCTAAAAGTAATTTATCAGATTAATGCAGATTGCAATATTATTAGATTAGAAGGATTCCTTTACCCTTGCTTCACTAAACAATACTGGTTTGCCTTTGCCACAGACAATGGAATCTCGTCCTGTTGTACCTAATAGGAAGTTACTAGCAAGATTAGTTTTAATCAGAGAAGAAGCTAGGAACATGATGGGAGGTGGAATACTTGACGAAAGAAATGATCGTGGCCTGAATACACTGCCTGAATCAGAGGTTTGTTCTTGAACATTTGATGTCCGGTCACGTTTTTTTGGTCAACTGACCAGGAGGTTTCCTGAAATGTAGTTAACCTGTGAGAAAtgaaccagtgttttaaaaggcgtgggcgtaaggcgaggcgtaagccccgaggcacggggcgtaagccccatgggtatttaatttttaatattttataaaataatataattataaaaaatattattaaacagATCAAATTGcatagaaattttaaaaaaactataaataagtgaaatatatatatccccacaaaaaactagttaAATCAATCCATTAATATTATGCGCTACTTACAAGTTACAACTTAGAAGCACACGTTTGTTTAAAAAAATTTCTTCCTGATTTGAGATTGTATACTTCCACGCAAGATCTTTTTTGCTCACATCTTCAGACTCCCTTTCATCCATTTTCTGCAAGTTTTAACAGAAATGAGTTAAAAATCTTAATtttgtcatttttattttgtaaagCAAAGTAaagatttagacatgaaaaaaAGATCTTTTATTTTGTAGAATGTGGACTACTCATGAAGATAAATAATTAAACATTAATTGAAAAAGATTCCATGTTTTCCTCGACAACAATCAAATTCCAATTTCCATATACAAAAATCAAAGTTATTCAACAATCAACATACCCACTTGCTCATAAATCTAATCAATACATATAGAAGCACGCACACATATAATCCcatattatattttgaaagagCAAGAGAAACACTGAACTTGAAAAACTAATTACTTACATATTTACAAACTAATAGTGAAATATAAAAAGAGAGGAAAGTAATGAGTTCAAAATAATAAAGATTTTACATGGAGGAAGGAACAAACCCGTTGAATTTGATGTACGGAGGAGAATGAAGTTTTTACTTTTTTGTTGCAAAAAAAGTGATAAATCTTGCTCTTGGCAGAGGCAGACTAGCGGAAAGAATTGGATAAGACTTCTAATTTAGGGCTTTTAGCAATATTAAAAagtttacttttaaatttaatatttttaattccTTTTTAAAAAGATGTCTCTTGGGCTAACGCCTCAACCAAAAAACTCGCCCCAACCAAAAAACTCGCCCGGGCGTACGCCTTACGAGACTTTCGCCCCCCATCTTCGCCTCGGGGCGTTTTTGATACgcctcgccccggggctcgccccagaaacgccttttaaaacactgaaaTGAACTACCTGGATGGTCTTTGTGTTGCTGCTTGTGCTTTTCTTTCTGATGTTAGCTTTTTATGTTCATGCAGGTGAACTTTTTAACTAAACTTGTTTCCTTAAGACCAGGGAAAACTGTACGCGACATGATAAAAAATGTGATGCTGGGTAAAGACGAAGGTGCAGAAAGCTCGGATGATGAAGTTAGTGATGCTGGTGGAATTGCAGGAAGGGTGAGATTCTGTTCCGTGATGATCTCATTACTTTTTAAGATATCCAAAAGTTTTTCAACCAAAATTATAGTCTGCATTATGATAATTTTACTTTTGCTCCCAGGCAAGTGTAAGTGGGCGTAAACCATTACCTGTGCGCCCTGGCATGTTTCTTGAGACAGTTTCTAAGGTAAGAGTTGCCAGTGCATATGGTTGTTGTTATAGGATGTAGAGTTGGTGGTTATGGTTTCTGCCTTTCTGGTGAGCTAGTCATGAAAAAAAGTACATTAAGTTTGACTATGTGGTAGTCAGTTTCCAGATACAAATTTCTCTGCAAAGTGTCTTACGAAAGAAAAGTATGAGGCAATTATGGATTATTTACACTGTATAGCC contains:
- the LOC104095917 gene encoding protein PEP-RELATED DEVELOPMENT ARRESTED 1, chloroplastic; its protein translation is MAFLSIPSIFSWAGPAIPSLYSTPQACHFLQPSIHYQYSLQLKPSSRLNLSALCTSYEVGAGFLAEEFGAQNGNDKSREPENSNWDSSQYDALLKGGEQVTSVLEEMAKLLEDMKVDEASEEVAVQLAAQGVIGKRVDEMESGFMMALDYMIQIAEKDQDDKRKSILEVIKETVLSHLTKKCPPHVQVVGLLCRTPQKESRHELLRRVAAGGGVFQSENGTKVHLPGANLNDIANQADDILETMESRPVVPNRKLLARLVLIREEARNMMGGGILDERNDRGLNTLPESEVNFLTKLVSLRPGKTVRDMIKNVMLGKDEGAESSDDEVSDAGGIAGRASVSGRKPLPVRPGMFLETVSKVLGGIYGGNVSGVTAQHLEWVHQNTLQILQEIAF